Genomic segment of Kibdelosporangium phytohabitans:
AGCACCAAACCGGTGCTCTGCGGGCCGCGCAAACCTTTGCCCCCGCTGATCAGGACGGCGTCCGCGCCCATGCCCACGGTGTAGCGCCACAGTGTCGTGATCGGTGGGATCTGGGCCGCCGCGTCGACGATCACCGGCACGCCCAGGCCCAACACCGGCGACACTTCCCGTGTGCCGAACTTGGATCCGGCGTACCACAGCACACACGCTGTCCGCGGGTCGATCTGCGTGGTCAGCCGCGCACCGGTGAACTGCACGCTTCCTCACAGCCCAGGCGTTGCTCGGGGAAGACAACGACCTCGTCGCGGTTGGGCTTCAGGCACGCCGAGACAGCCTGGATGATGCCCGCCCATGCCCCGCAGGAGACATATCCGCCTTCATTGCCGGTCAGGTCGGCCAGCCGGGCTCCGACTTTCTCCCGCAACTCGACCAGGTTGACGAAGTGCTCCGCCGCGCCCGCCATCGCGGCGGCCACGGGCCGGGCGAGGCTCGAGCCGCCCAACGCGGTCAACGTCGCCGAGGCGTTGATGACGGGCCGGACTCCCAGTTCCTCGTAGGTCATGATGGCATCAGGTCGAATTTCCGGATCGGTTCGACGCCCAGTTCCCGCGCCAGCCAGAAGTCAAGCACCTCGTCGTCGGCTGAGTCCTCGTGTGTCAGGTCGTAGTCCGTGCCGACCCGGAAGGTACAGGCACGCACCAGGTGCCGCTCAGGCGCGAACAACTCGGTCGCCGGATGGGAACCGACAATCTCCACCAACGCATCCAGCGGACCGCTGGACCGCGCGGCGTGAAAACCTGGGCGCCGTGCGGCCGTGATCAGTGCCAGATCGTCACCGGTGACACCGGCCCTGACAGGGTCGGCGAGTTCGTGGCCGAGCAGGACTCCGCGCCACGCAGGCAATCGGCCACGATCGCGCGGTAGATGTCCGTCGCCGGGTCCTCGATCCCCAGCATGGCAAGTCCCGGGTAGGCCGCCTTGAACGGGACGTCAGCCAGCCACTGGCCGCGGTGCATCACCGTGAAAGTGACGTACCGCAGGCGGTCCCGGTAATGCGGCGCCTGGTTGCCGTGCCGTGACGCGAGGTTTCCAGCACGGCCGGGACGGGCCGTCCCGGTGGGCACGCTGAGGTAGCCGAAGATCCGGTACGGCCCGATGCTGGTCAGCCGCACGTCGTAGGCGGTGAACAGCTCCGTCGACCTGGACGGGACGTAGTCGGCGACCGGCCGGACGGGCAGCGTCGCGAGTTCCTCGTCGACCGCACGCCAGTACTCGTCGAAGTCAGTCATCGCGCTTCTCCGGGGACAGGTGCTGGTCGAGGAAGTCCGCCACCTTCGGCATCACCCAGAGCAGGCCCGCGTGGTGCGCGCAGCGCGGGTACGCGTGCATCTCCTTGGGGCCGCCGAGCGCCCTGTAGACCGCGAACCCGTTCTCCGGCAGGCAGACGTCGCCCTCCAGTCCGACCTTCACCAGACCGTGGTGTTGCGCTGTCAATGGCCGTGTGTCGCGGCGCCGTTGCTGCGTGGGCGATGTGGCAGATACCGCTGTACTGTGGTGTTGCAGTGCCTCGCCATTGCGCCGCGATGCGCGATACCGGCCATGCCGCAGTAACGTTGTACCGCAGTGTGCGGTAACCGTCACGCCGCAGTGTCACTGGCCGCGGTTCCGCGGTGCCGTTAGGCCTCACCGCGCGGCTGTCGCGCCGTGGTGGGCGATGTGGCGATGTCGCGGGCCGTTCCGCAGTAGCGTCCGGTGCGCTGCGGTACAACTGTGCCCGTTGCGGAGCGGTGTCATTGCGCCCCACTGCAGTGCCGTTGCGCCCTAACGCGGCGCCCTTGCTCCGCGATGCCGGGCACGGCGCGGTGTCGCGGTGCAGTTGCCTCCCACCGCGGTGTTGTTGCGCCGCGGTGGGACGATGCTGTGGTGTAGGGGTGTTGCAGGTACCGCTGTACTGCGGGGGGGTCGCGGTGCCGTCGTGCCGCAGTGCGAGGTGCCGGTTGCGCTGCGGTGTCGCTCACCGCGTTGTGAGGCCGCTGGCCGTCCGGGTGACGACTTCCCGTACGGTGCCGCGGATCTCGATCGCCTGCCCGCCGGACCGCAGCCAGAGGGCGCGTTCCACGATGGTCACT
This window contains:
- a CDS encoding acetylxylan esterase, whose product is MTDFDEYWRAVDEELATLPVRPVADYVPSRSTELFTAYDVRLTSIGPYRIFGYLSVPTGTARPGRAGNLASRHGNQAPHYRDRLRYVTFTVMHRGQWLADVPFKAAYPGLAMLGIEDPATDIYRAIVADCLRGAESCSATNSPTLSGPVSPVTIWH
- a CDS encoding acetylxylan esterase, translated to MKVGLEGDVCLPENGFAVYRALGGPKEMHAYPRCAHHAGLLWVMPKVADFLDQHLSPEKRDD